The following proteins are co-located in the Nonlabens ponticola genome:
- a CDS encoding acetyl-CoA carboxylase carboxyltransferase subunit alpha, protein MEYLDFELPIKELEDKYQQTLLIGEDSDVNVSATIKQLEKKLKATRKNIYSNLTPWQRVQMSRHPDRPYTLDYIKNICGETWLELHGDRNVADDKAMIGGLGKIGDQTYMFIGQQKGFNTKTRQYRNFGMSNPEGYRKALRLMKSAEKFGVPVVTLIDTPGAFPGLEAEERGQGEAIARNILEMTRLKVPIIVMIIGEGASGGALGIGVGDRVVMLENTWYSVISPESCSSILWRSWEHKETAADALKLTGKDMKKLKLVDEILDEPEGGAHKNREEIFVSVAKCIHRLHDELKDLSPKELVKQRMDKYSKMGVFKG, encoded by the coding sequence ATGGAATACCTAGATTTTGAACTACCCATCAAGGAGCTGGAAGACAAGTACCAGCAAACGTTATTGATTGGTGAAGACAGCGATGTAAATGTGTCTGCAACCATCAAACAATTAGAGAAAAAGCTCAAAGCGACGCGCAAGAACATATATTCTAACTTGACGCCATGGCAGCGTGTGCAAATGTCAAGGCATCCAGATCGTCCCTACACGCTGGATTATATCAAGAACATATGTGGCGAAACATGGCTAGAATTGCACGGTGACCGCAACGTTGCGGACGATAAGGCGATGATAGGCGGTCTGGGAAAAATAGGTGATCAAACCTACATGTTTATAGGTCAGCAAAAGGGTTTTAATACAAAGACACGTCAGTACCGCAACTTTGGGATGTCAAATCCTGAAGGTTACCGCAAGGCGCTGCGTCTTATGAAGAGCGCAGAGAAATTTGGCGTGCCGGTCGTTACCTTAATTGATACGCCAGGTGCGTTTCCTGGGTTAGAGGCTGAAGAGCGCGGTCAAGGTGAGGCGATTGCTCGCAATATCCTAGAAATGACACGCCTTAAAGTGCCTATCATCGTGATGATCATAGGTGAAGGTGCCAGTGGTGGTGCATTGGGAATAGGTGTAGGCGATAGGGTGGTGATGCTGGAAAATACATGGTATAGTGTAATCTCACCAGAGTCTTGCTCTTCCATTCTATGGAGAAGCTGGGAACACAAGGAAACCGCTGCAGATGCTCTCAAGCTTACTGGTAAGGACATGAAAAAGCTGAAACTAGTTGATGAGATTCTTGACGAGCCAGAAGGTGGTGCGCACAAGAATCGTGAAGAGATTTTTGTATCCGTAGCAAAATGTATCCATAGATTACACGATGAACTAAAAGATTTGTCACCCAAAGAGTTGGTAAAACAACGTATGGACAAGTATTCTAAAATGGGTGTTTTTAAAGGATAA
- a CDS encoding DMT family transporter — translation MRDARLLNYIHLHFIVFIWGFTAVLGALISIESIPLVWWRMSLAVPLIFIYMKVMGIPLQLTGANALPRKRIIGFILAGIVIALHWVTFFGAIKASNVSVTLAMCSTGAFFTALLEPLFTSKKFVGYELIFGLIIIGALYYIFQVETQYVMGMILGLSAALLSAIFSIMNVKWAKVHPPSTISFYELASGVLFLSLYFVIVPTDFVMPSQLTQMDWLWIGILASACTAYAFIASVKVMKYLSAYTVMLTINLEPIYGIVLAFLVFGTAEQMTPQFYVGAAIILAVIILNGIVKTRLGKKRGAATQIQP, via the coding sequence ATGCGCGACGCTAGGCTACTCAATTACATACATCTACATTTCATTGTCTTTATCTGGGGTTTTACCGCGGTGTTGGGCGCTCTCATTAGCATAGAAAGTATACCACTCGTCTGGTGGCGCATGAGTCTGGCAGTACCATTGATTTTTATCTATATGAAAGTGATGGGAATACCCTTACAGCTTACAGGCGCTAATGCGCTCCCTAGAAAACGTATCATTGGATTTATTCTGGCAGGTATCGTGATTGCCTTACATTGGGTTACGTTTTTTGGAGCTATTAAAGCAAGCAATGTGTCTGTAACCTTAGCAATGTGTAGTACCGGCGCATTTTTTACAGCCTTGCTGGAACCACTTTTTACTTCTAAAAAGTTTGTAGGCTATGAACTCATCTTTGGTTTGATCATCATCGGTGCGCTCTACTACATTTTTCAGGTAGAGACGCAGTATGTTATGGGCATGATACTAGGTTTGAGCGCGGCATTGCTTAGTGCCATATTTTCAATCATGAATGTCAAGTGGGCAAAGGTTCATCCACCATCGACTATCAGTTTTTATGAGTTGGCAAGCGGTGTGCTGTTCTTGTCGTTATATTTTGTCATAGTTCCTACAGATTTTGTCATGCCTAGCCAGCTTACTCAAATGGATTGGTTGTGGATTGGGATTCTTGCCTCTGCTTGTACGGCATATGCATTCATCGCCAGCGTCAAGGTTATGAAATATTTGAGCGCCTACACGGTCATGCTCACCATCAATCTAGAGCCTATTTATGGGATTGTTCTGGCGTTTCTAGTTTTTGGTACTGCAGAGCAGATGACGCCGCAATTTTACGTCGGTGCAGCTATTATTCTTGCAGTCATAATTCTTAATGGTATCGTCAAGACTCGATTGGGTAAGAAACGTGGTGCCGCCACACAAATACAACCTTAG
- the dnaB gene encoding replicative DNA helicase has translation MEKVKEQGISIKTNSPVIPLEKGKIPPQAVDLERVVIGALMIDGKGVDEVIDLLTPGAFYHKAHQSIFDAIDILFKSGSPVDLLTVSAQLRKDGKLESVGGDHYLVQLSQLVSSTAHIEYHARIILQKFIQRSLIKLSTEIINDSYEESTDVFDLLDKAETKLYEVTQGNIRKSTETAMDLVRQAKQRIEEIANRDGLSGIPTGFTDLDRLTSGWQPSDLIIVAARPGMGKTAFTLSMARNIAVGSNIPVAFFSLEMSSVQLITRLISSETGLPSDKLRTGKLEPYEWEQLNVKVKDLERAPIFIDDTPSLSIFDLRAKCRRLASQHGIKLIMIDYLQLMTAQTGNKGGNREQEISTISRNLKALAKELEVPVIALSQLSRAVETRGGSKRPLLSDLRESGAIEQDADIVSFIYRPEYYGLDEWDDDDGSPTKDQADFIVAKHRNGATDNIRLKFIGKYGKFDNMDTFFTTPDEFGSKMNSAANDDTFKPDAPAFPTPGEAFGAPDDMEDDGLDF, from the coding sequence ATGGAAAAAGTTAAAGAACAAGGCATATCAATCAAAACAAATAGTCCCGTCATTCCTCTTGAGAAAGGTAAGATACCACCTCAAGCAGTTGATCTAGAGCGTGTTGTGATAGGCGCGTTGATGATTGATGGTAAAGGTGTTGATGAGGTGATCGACTTACTTACTCCAGGTGCTTTTTATCACAAGGCACATCAATCGATTTTTGATGCGATAGATATTTTGTTCAAAAGCGGTAGTCCAGTGGACTTATTAACCGTTTCGGCACAATTGCGCAAGGATGGTAAATTAGAGAGCGTTGGCGGTGATCATTATCTGGTACAATTATCCCAATTGGTAAGCTCAACCGCTCACATCGAGTACCATGCGAGAATCATCTTGCAAAAGTTTATCCAACGCAGTTTGATCAAACTATCGACTGAAATTATCAATGATTCTTATGAAGAATCTACCGATGTTTTTGACCTGCTTGATAAGGCAGAAACTAAGCTCTATGAAGTAACCCAAGGAAACATACGCAAGAGTACAGAGACTGCCATGGATCTCGTGCGTCAAGCAAAACAACGCATTGAGGAAATTGCCAATCGTGATGGATTGAGTGGTATTCCAACAGGATTTACAGATCTAGACAGACTTACCAGCGGCTGGCAGCCTAGTGATTTGATAATCGTTGCAGCTCGTCCTGGTATGGGTAAAACCGCATTTACATTATCCATGGCACGTAATATTGCTGTAGGAAGTAACATTCCTGTTGCCTTTTTCTCTCTTGAGATGAGTAGTGTACAATTGATTACGCGTTTGATCTCTTCTGAAACTGGACTACCATCGGACAAATTACGTACGGGAAAACTAGAACCCTATGAATGGGAACAGCTCAACGTTAAGGTAAAGGATCTAGAGCGTGCTCCTATTTTTATTGATGATACACCATCGTTATCCATATTTGACTTGCGAGCCAAATGTCGTCGTCTAGCTTCCCAACACGGCATCAAATTGATCATGATTGATTACTTGCAGCTCATGACGGCACAAACTGGTAATAAAGGTGGTAATCGTGAGCAAGAAATTTCTACCATCTCGCGTAACCTCAAAGCACTTGCCAAGGAACTAGAAGTTCCAGTAATAGCGCTTTCGCAATTATCTCGTGCTGTAGAGACTCGTGGTGGTAGCAAACGACCATTATTGAGTGACCTGCGTGAATCTGGAGCGATTGAGCAAGATGCAGATATTGTTTCCTTTATTTATAGACCAGAATATTACGGTCTTGATGAATGGGATGATGACGATGGATCACCAACTAAGGATCAAGCAGATTTTATTGTTGCTAAACACCGTAATGGAGCCACTGACAACATACGTCTCAAGTTTATTGGTAAGTATGGTAAGTTTGATAATATGGATACATTCTTTACGACTCCAGATGAATTTGGTAGTAAGATGAACAGTGCAGCAAACGACGATACTTTTAAACCAGATGCACCAGCATTCCCAACTCCAGGTGAAGCCTTTGGCGCACCGGACGACATGGAAGATGATGGGTTGGACTTCTAG
- a CDS encoding asparagine synthetase B, which produces MSAQYLLIPMDAETQKDHLKAYGISYWILEKGTKVKWLLNYRGGSFLISDTPEFQKELVIRGVSYEPKSESEVSSLLDLIASPSQNMQEVLLEKAPKIAVYTPSGKSPWDDAVTMVLTYAEIPYEKIYDKEVLADELLLYDWLHLHHEDFTGQYGKFYRMYRAAPWYIEEKQNAENLAAELGYNKVSEEKLAVALKIRDYVIGGGFMFAMCSATDSFDIALAAEGVDIAEPMFDGDPSQADYQNKIDYTRTFAFTDFLLERSPMTYEFSSIDMTRKRRIKKELDYFSLMDFSAKWDPIPTMLNQNHTSLVKGFMGQTTSYDRNQVKKNVLVLGENKSNREARYVHGIRGKGFFTFYGGHDPEDYQHRVGDPPTELSLHPNSPGYRLILNNILFPAARKKKLKT; this is translated from the coding sequence ATGAGTGCACAATATCTATTGATCCCAATGGATGCAGAAACCCAGAAGGATCACCTCAAGGCTTATGGGATTTCCTATTGGATTCTAGAAAAAGGAACTAAGGTAAAGTGGCTTCTCAACTATCGCGGTGGTTCCTTCCTTATTTCAGACACTCCAGAATTTCAAAAAGAATTAGTGATACGTGGAGTAAGCTATGAGCCAAAATCTGAAAGTGAAGTGAGCAGCTTATTGGATCTTATCGCTAGCCCATCACAAAATATGCAAGAAGTATTGCTGGAAAAGGCTCCAAAAATTGCGGTTTACACACCATCAGGAAAATCTCCATGGGATGACGCAGTAACGATGGTGCTCACATATGCAGAAATTCCATACGAAAAGATCTATGATAAGGAAGTGCTAGCTGATGAATTGTTATTATATGACTGGCTACACCTGCATCATGAGGATTTTACAGGTCAATATGGTAAGTTTTACCGTATGTACCGCGCAGCGCCATGGTATATAGAGGAAAAGCAAAATGCAGAAAATCTGGCTGCCGAGCTAGGTTACAACAAGGTAAGCGAAGAAAAACTAGCTGTTGCTCTTAAGATACGTGATTACGTCATCGGTGGTGGTTTCATGTTTGCCATGTGCAGTGCAACCGATAGTTTTGACATAGCTCTTGCTGCCGAAGGTGTTGATATAGCAGAACCTATGTTTGACGGCGATCCTTCTCAAGCAGATTACCAGAATAAGATTGATTACACACGCACGTTTGCCTTTACAGACTTCTTACTGGAACGCTCGCCTATGACCTATGAGTTTAGCTCGATCGATATGACACGTAAGCGTAGGATCAAAAAGGAGCTGGATTATTTTTCCCTTATGGATTTTAGTGCCAAATGGGATCCTATACCAACCATGCTCAATCAAAATCATACCAGTCTAGTAAAAGGATTCATGGGTCAAACAACCAGCTATGATCGCAATCAAGTCAAGAAAAATGTATTGGTTCTAGGAGAAAATAAAAGCAATAGAGAAGCTCGATACGTTCACGGTATTCGCGGTAAAGGATTCTTTACTTTTTATGGTGGCCATGATCCAGAAGATTATCAACACAGAGTAGGAGATCCACCTACGGAATTGAGTTTGCACCCTAACTCACCAGGTTACCGGTTGATTTTAAATAACATTCTATTCCCAGCGGCTAGAAAGAAAAAGTTGAAGACCTAG